One window of Hymenobacter sp. BRD128 genomic DNA carries:
- a CDS encoding M61 family metallopeptidase yields the protein MFASTSAFCRLVTLAGLLAAVPAAAQTKIKTKVKPGSAPASTAAPARAASVGAPGGSLRYTLAMPAPQTHYFEVRMDLQGFGQEYTDLKMPVWAPGSYLVREFSRHVERFKAQGANGQALVVEKLDKNTWRVHHAGQGTFRVDYGVYAYEISVRTSYIDADHGFALGSSIFMYPAQAKSLASQVTVQPAAGWATVSTALRPAPGMQKYVYQSTNYDELADSPIEIGNQKVLSFTANNTPHQLAMYGPYQLADEPRFLGDMKKITEEAQRVVGQNPLDHYLFIVHHLDAGGGGLEHLYSTTLGARPGTYSNETAYKNFLRLVAHEYFHLWNVKRIRPVALGPFDYDHENYTHMLWVSEGQTEYMANQIAQRAGFYTAQQYYDQLATVLGGVENQPGNKLQPVAMSSFDAWIRAYRPDENSRNSEISYYDKGEMVGLVLDLMLVQATNGQKHIDDVFRLLYDKYYKGLKRGFTDQEYQDAVAQVAGRRFDDFFQNCVYGTRTLDYSTALGYVGLTLTSAPASPNGSLGATIANRNGHYVVTSVKRDGTAWNGGLNVNDEVLQLGGAAPTDESVKQALFSSAPGTVLKMQVKHNAFTHDLSLTLQPDPERAYQIQPVASPTPDQQRLLAKWLGK from the coding sequence ATGTTCGCATCTACTTCTGCCTTTTGCCGCCTGGTCACCCTAGCCGGCCTCCTGGCGGCCGTGCCCGCCGCCGCCCAAACGAAAATCAAAACCAAAGTAAAGCCTGGCTCGGCCCCTGCTTCGACTGCCGCGCCAGCCAGGGCTGCCAGCGTCGGCGCTCCCGGTGGCAGCCTGCGCTACACGCTGGCCATGCCGGCCCCGCAAACACACTACTTCGAGGTGCGGATGGATTTGCAGGGCTTCGGCCAGGAATATACCGACCTCAAGATGCCGGTGTGGGCGCCGGGCTCGTACCTAGTGCGCGAGTTTTCGCGGCACGTGGAGCGCTTCAAGGCGCAGGGGGCCAACGGCCAGGCGCTGGTCGTGGAAAAGCTCGATAAGAATACCTGGCGCGTGCACCACGCCGGCCAGGGCACGTTCCGGGTCGATTACGGCGTGTATGCCTACGAAATCAGTGTGCGCACCAGCTACATCGATGCCGACCACGGCTTTGCGCTGGGCAGCAGCATCTTTATGTACCCGGCCCAGGCCAAGAGCCTGGCTAGCCAGGTGACGGTGCAGCCCGCCGCCGGCTGGGCCACGGTGAGCACCGCCCTGCGCCCAGCGCCGGGTATGCAGAAATACGTGTACCAATCGACTAATTACGACGAGCTGGCCGACTCACCCATCGAAATCGGCAACCAGAAGGTGCTAAGCTTCACAGCCAATAACACGCCGCACCAGCTAGCCATGTACGGCCCGTACCAGCTGGCCGACGAGCCCCGCTTCCTGGGCGATATGAAGAAGATAACCGAGGAAGCGCAGCGCGTGGTGGGCCAAAACCCCCTCGACCACTACCTCTTCATTGTGCACCACCTCGACGCGGGGGGCGGCGGCCTAGAGCACCTGTACTCGACTACGCTGGGGGCGCGGCCGGGCACGTACTCAAATGAAACGGCCTACAAAAACTTTCTGCGGCTCGTGGCGCACGAGTATTTCCACCTCTGGAATGTGAAGCGCATCCGGCCGGTGGCGCTCGGGCCTTTTGACTACGACCACGAGAACTACACGCACATGCTGTGGGTGAGCGAGGGCCAGACCGAATACATGGCCAACCAGATTGCCCAGCGCGCGGGCTTCTACACCGCCCAGCAGTACTACGACCAGCTGGCCACCGTGCTCGGGGGCGTGGAAAACCAGCCCGGCAACAAGCTGCAGCCGGTGGCCATGTCGAGCTTCGACGCTTGGATTCGCGCCTACCGGCCCGATGAAAACTCGCGCAACTCCGAAATCAGCTACTACGACAAGGGCGAGATGGTAGGCCTGGTACTCGACCTCATGCTAGTGCAGGCCACCAACGGCCAGAAGCACATCGACGACGTATTTCGCCTGCTCTACGATAAGTATTACAAGGGCCTGAAGCGCGGCTTCACCGACCAGGAATACCAGGATGCGGTGGCCCAGGTGGCCGGCCGGCGCTTCGACGACTTCTTCCAGAACTGCGTGTACGGCACCCGCACCCTCGACTACAGCACGGCCCTCGGCTACGTGGGCCTGACCCTGACCAGCGCCCCCGCCAGCCCCAACGGCAGCCTGGGCGCCACCATCGCCAACCGCAACGGCCACTACGTGGTAACCAGCGTGAAGCGCGACGGCACCGCCTGGAACGGCGGCCTCAACGTGAACGACGAGGTATTGCAGCTCGGTGGTGCCGCGCCCACCGACGAAAGCGTGAAGCAGGCCCTCTTCAGCAGCGCGCCCGGCACGGTACTGAAAATGCAGGTGAAGCACAACGCCTTCACTCACGACCTGAGCCTGACCCTGCAACCCGACCCCGAGCGCGCCTACCAGATTCAGCCCGTGGCTAGCCCCACGCCCGACCAGCAGCGCCTGCTGGCCAAGTGGCTGGGTAAGTAG
- a CDS encoding DUF4468 domain-containing protein, whose translation MKAILLGCLLTLPAATMAQKLRETSKPVTYHVGLTKAPLYPSADTLHRPSRYLPSQAEAIVVGPFSPGWMVVKLDGFLYITPTAKLSDYDPRDTEPVPIDAHTQHITYEGVVPVPGASQAVLYERARAWVTQAYPLSNAELVKQDPATGQLVLHGTRIVTLHQTYDNVPRSSYAGVVHHTLSIYVKDGRFKYVLTDLTHDAGATPHLNSGGPLENDRANLFGYAGLGSRKPWEDLKAEAIRDVHHLLDSLQTALTLQKPQHSKDPSDF comes from the coding sequence ATGAAAGCTATTCTGCTTGGGTGTTTGCTAACCTTGCCGGCGGCCACAATGGCCCAAAAGCTCCGCGAAACCAGCAAGCCCGTTACCTACCACGTGGGCCTGACCAAAGCCCCGCTCTACCCGAGCGCCGACACGCTGCACCGGCCCAGCCGCTACCTGCCCAGCCAGGCGGAGGCCATTGTGGTCGGACCGTTTTCGCCGGGTTGGATGGTGGTAAAGCTCGACGGCTTCCTTTATATAACGCCGACTGCCAAGCTTAGCGATTACGACCCGCGCGACACCGAGCCGGTGCCCATTGATGCCCACACCCAGCACATTACCTACGAGGGCGTAGTGCCGGTGCCGGGGGCTAGCCAGGCGGTGCTTTATGAGCGGGCCCGCGCCTGGGTAACCCAGGCTTATCCGCTTTCCAATGCGGAGCTGGTAAAGCAAGACCCCGCCACCGGCCAGCTGGTGCTGCACGGCACCCGCATCGTTACCCTGCACCAGACCTACGACAATGTGCCACGCAGCTCCTACGCCGGCGTGGTGCATCACACCCTCAGCATTTACGTGAAGGACGGCCGCTTCAAGTACGTGCTCACCGACCTGACGCACGACGCCGGTGCCACCCCCCACCTCAACTCGGGCGGACCCTTGGAAAATGACCGGGCCAATCTCTTTGGCTACGCGGGCCTGGGCAGCCGCAAACCCTGGGAAGACCTGAAAGCCGAGGCTATTCGCGATGTGCACCACCTGCTCGACAGCCTGCAAACTGCCCTGACGCTGCAAAAGCCCCAGCACTCAAAGGACCCGAGCGATTTTTGA
- a CDS encoding DUF2147 domain-containing protein yields MHKSLLFLLALWLGVAGTAAHAQTLSPLGIWTNAEKKATFEIYKCGDKLCGKIVTLTVPNDPATGKPKTDSQNPDPKLRSRPRLGLIFMQGFSYDDDNKWDNGKIYDPESGKTYSCYMKMESANTMEVKGYIGFSLIGKSQTWTRVK; encoded by the coding sequence ATGCATAAGTCTCTCCTCTTTCTGCTCGCCCTGTGGCTGGGCGTGGCCGGCACCGCAGCCCACGCCCAAACGCTGTCGCCGCTCGGTATCTGGACCAACGCTGAGAAAAAAGCCACCTTCGAGATTTATAAGTGCGGCGATAAGCTGTGCGGTAAAATCGTGACCCTGACCGTGCCCAACGACCCGGCCACCGGCAAGCCCAAAACGGACAGCCAAAACCCCGACCCCAAGCTGCGCAGCCGCCCGCGCCTGGGCCTGATATTCATGCAAGGCTTTAGCTATGATGATGATAACAAGTGGGATAACGGCAAAATATACGACCCCGAAAGCGGCAAAACCTACTCGTGCTACATGAAGATGGAATCGGCTAACACAATGGAGGTAAAAGGCTACATCGGCTTCTCGCTCATCGGCAAGTCGCAGACCTGGACGCGGGTTAAATAG
- a CDS encoding protein-disulfide reductase DsbD domain-containing protein, with amino-acid sequence MKKILLAGMVLLGASQAKAQILTPVHWSYAAKKTSPTEAVVFLKATIDAGWHVYSQTVKDGGPVKTTIKFTPSQAYTLVGLPQEPKPIAKFEKAFNMQVSYFTSSVIFQQKVKLTGKGPVTVKGNLEFMACNDEKCLPPDEVAFSIPVK; translated from the coding sequence ATGAAAAAAATCTTGTTGGCAGGTATGGTCCTGCTCGGCGCCTCGCAGGCCAAAGCCCAGATTCTGACGCCCGTACACTGGAGCTACGCCGCCAAAAAAACCAGTCCGACCGAGGCCGTGGTGTTCCTCAAAGCCACCATCGATGCGGGCTGGCACGTGTACTCGCAAACCGTGAAGGATGGCGGCCCGGTGAAAACCACCATCAAGTTTACCCCTTCGCAAGCTTACACTCTGGTGGGCCTGCCGCAGGAGCCGAAGCCGATTGCGAAGTTTGAGAAGGCATTCAACATGCAAGTGAGCTACTTCACCAGCTCGGTTATTTTTCAGCAGAAAGTGAAGCTGACCGGTAAAGGCCCGGTAACGGTGAAAGGCAACCTCGAATTTATGGCCTGCAACGACGAGAAATGCCTGCCGCCCGACGAGGTCGCGTTCAGCATTCCCGTTAAATAA
- a CDS encoding M1 family aminopeptidase, with the protein MRKNLLLLFWLVSLAGRPATIRAQLPTASPDAALACRQARLRSASATTAVAGVSGRHRLKMDRYDVQFYRLDLTLDNTSRTITGSALLRVRVGAQPLDSLAFELYQAPAGSPAGTATLVIDSVVAGGRRSPGVLRQGQAATAALAQPAPAGTVLNTRIYYHGTAPNGNTNAIGNALNTATSYRRDGVDYPYHVTWSLSEPFSAHEWFPCKQVLTDKADSSAVFVTTTLPNKVGSNGVLARTVQLPGGRVRYEWHENHPIDYYLISVAVAPYVEYVTTASPVGGPRVPIINYVYDQASLTRYQADIDRTAGFLENYSQLFGTYYFADEKYGHSMAPIGGGMEHQTMTTLQDFSFTLVAHELFHQWFGDNVTCASWEDIWLNEAFASYGEYLSRQAFDTPANARAWMDDAQTRAQSNGTGTVRVPDTTNVSRIFNYNLTYKKGAAVVHLLRYLCHDDARFFRVLRAYQRQLSGRTAHTLDLQHFFEAELGQPLDYFFQQWYQGEGFPAFNVRWNQVGIALYVQVSETASVPASTPFFQTEVDYQLTFQDGSTRTVRLSQTQASQGFTVPVSGTVATITVDPAGWLPDLPGTVQRDNALVLATRTASAAAIALYPNPARDYLTISGLATAATAEICDATGRVVQRQPLASPQLSTQALVPGLYLLRVLGPAGEALGQGRFVKE; encoded by the coding sequence ATGCGCAAAAATTTACTGCTACTTTTCTGGCTGGTTAGCCTGGCTGGCCGGCCGGCCACCATCCGCGCCCAGCTCCCCACCGCTAGCCCCGATGCCGCCCTGGCCTGCCGCCAAGCGCGCCTACGCTCGGCCTCGGCCACAACTGCCGTGGCCGGCGTATCCGGGCGCCACCGCCTCAAGATGGACCGCTACGATGTGCAATTTTACCGCCTCGACCTCACGCTCGATAATACTTCGCGCACTATCACCGGCTCGGCGCTGCTGCGGGTGCGGGTAGGCGCGCAGCCGCTCGATTCGCTGGCCTTCGAGCTGTACCAGGCGCCGGCGGGCTCGCCGGCCGGCACGGCCACCCTCGTTATCGACTCGGTAGTGGCTGGCGGGCGGCGCTCGCCGGGGGTGTTGCGGCAGGGGCAGGCGGCCACGGCCGCGCTGGCGCAGCCCGCGCCGGCCGGCACCGTGCTCAATACCCGCATCTACTACCACGGCACGGCGCCCAATGGCAACACCAATGCCATCGGCAACGCCTTAAACACGGCTACCAGCTACCGGCGCGACGGGGTCGATTATCCGTACCACGTGACCTGGAGCCTGTCGGAGCCGTTTTCGGCCCACGAGTGGTTTCCGTGCAAGCAAGTGCTCACCGATAAGGCCGACTCGTCGGCGGTGTTCGTCACTACGACCTTGCCTAATAAGGTGGGTTCCAACGGCGTGCTGGCCCGCACGGTGCAGCTGCCCGGCGGCCGCGTGCGCTACGAGTGGCACGAAAATCATCCCATCGACTACTACCTCATTTCGGTGGCCGTGGCGCCCTACGTGGAGTATGTGACTACCGCCAGCCCCGTGGGCGGGCCGCGCGTGCCCATCATCAATTACGTCTACGACCAAGCCTCACTTACGCGCTACCAGGCCGACATCGACCGCACGGCGGGCTTTCTGGAGAATTATTCGCAACTGTTTGGCACGTATTACTTTGCCGATGAAAAATACGGCCACTCGATGGCACCCATCGGCGGCGGGATGGAACACCAGACCATGACCACGCTCCAGGATTTCAGCTTCACGCTGGTGGCCCACGAGCTGTTTCACCAGTGGTTTGGCGACAACGTGACCTGTGCTTCGTGGGAGGATATCTGGCTCAATGAGGCGTTTGCTTCCTACGGCGAGTATTTGTCGCGGCAGGCCTTCGACACGCCTGCCAACGCCCGCGCCTGGATGGACGATGCCCAGACCCGCGCCCAAAGCAATGGCACCGGTACCGTGCGCGTGCCCGACACCACCAACGTCAGCCGTATTTTCAACTACAACCTGACCTATAAAAAAGGCGCTGCCGTGGTGCACCTGCTGCGCTACCTCTGCCACGACGATGCCCGGTTCTTTCGCGTGCTGCGCGCCTACCAGCGCCAGCTGAGCGGGCGCACGGCACATACCCTTGACTTACAGCACTTTTTTGAGGCTGAGCTGGGCCAGCCGCTCGATTATTTTTTTCAGCAGTGGTACCAGGGCGAGGGTTTCCCCGCGTTCAATGTGCGTTGGAACCAGGTGGGCATTGCCTTGTATGTGCAGGTGAGTGAAACGGCCTCGGTGCCCGCCAGCACGCCGTTTTTCCAAACCGAAGTCGATTATCAGCTCACCTTTCAGGATGGCAGCACCCGCACCGTGCGCCTGAGCCAAACGCAGGCTAGCCAAGGCTTTACCGTGCCCGTGAGCGGCACCGTGGCCACCATCACCGTAGACCCCGCTGGCTGGCTGCCCGACCTGCCCGGTACCGTGCAGCGCGACAACGCGCTGGTGCTGGCCACCCGTACCGCTAGTGCGGCGGCAATAGCCCTGTATCCCAATCCGGCCCGCGACTATCTCACTATCAGTGGGCTAGCCACGGCCGCCACGGCCGAAATCTGCGATGCCACCGGCCGCGTGGTGCAACGCCAACCGCTGGCTAGCCCGCAACTCAGCACGCAGGCCCTGGTGCCCGGCCTGTACCTGCTGCGGGTGCTGGGGCCGGCGGGCGAGGCGCTGGGGCAGGGGCGATTCGTAAAGGAATAG
- a CDS encoding protein-disulfide reductase DsbD: MRIPALAGATRLLHSLKAPTAWLLGLWLLAGVFATPPALAQDTVSTADIQFTPVQEAAPTAKAADTATAGPVASPATNSDAKAGPAPTAKASQPAAAQTSLWVTFLAGLLGGFAAVLMPCIFPLLPMTVSFFTKRSGTRARGIRNALVYGASIIVIYVALGLLITVLFGADALNNLATNGIFNFFFFLLLLVFGASFLGAFEIMLPTAWANKMDEKADKGGLLGIFFMAATLALVSFSCTGPIIGTLLVQAASMGQLLGPAVGMFGFALALAMPFTLFSLFPGWMASLPKSGGWLNSVKVTLGFLELALALKFLSNVDLAYHWQWFDREVYLVLWVVIFGMMGLYLLGKLRFSHDSDLAYITLPRLFLSIIVLAFTLYLVPGLWGAPLRAVSAFLPPQDTQDFDLYTPSLLAPAVGSGAAPASTAPHKYADLFHAPLGLPAFFDYDEGMAYARQVGKPVLIDFTGHACVNCRKMEANVWPDKQVLPLIRDKYVLIQLYVDDKTELPAAEQTVSKFSGKTIRTIGNKYSDLQASRFNTNSQPYYVLLGRDGQVLVPPQGADYEVADFVKYLDSGLKAYR; this comes from the coding sequence ATGCGTATACCAGCTTTAGCAGGAGCCACTAGGCTCCTGCACTCGTTAAAGGCCCCGACGGCCTGGCTGCTGGGGCTGTGGCTGCTAGCCGGAGTTTTTGCCACGCCACCCGCCCTGGCCCAGGATACGGTTTCGACGGCCGACATTCAGTTTACGCCGGTGCAGGAGGCCGCGCCCACTGCTAAAGCGGCCGACACGGCCACCGCCGGGCCAGTCGCTAGCCCAGCGACTAACTCAGATGCCAAGGCTGGCCCCGCCCCCACGGCCAAGGCTAGCCAGCCGGCCGCTGCTCAGACCTCACTGTGGGTCACGTTTTTGGCCGGGCTATTAGGTGGCTTTGCGGCCGTGCTGATGCCGTGCATCTTCCCGCTGCTGCCCATGACGGTGAGTTTCTTTACCAAGCGCTCGGGTACGCGGGCGCGGGGCATTCGCAACGCGCTGGTGTACGGGGCCAGCATTATTGTCATCTACGTGGCGCTGGGGCTGCTTATTACGGTGCTTTTTGGGGCCGATGCGCTGAATAACCTGGCTACCAACGGCATTTTCAACTTCTTCTTTTTCCTGCTGCTGCTGGTGTTTGGCGCGTCGTTTCTGGGCGCATTCGAGATTATGCTACCCACGGCCTGGGCCAATAAGATGGACGAAAAGGCCGATAAGGGTGGCCTGCTGGGCATCTTCTTCATGGCGGCTACGCTGGCGCTGGTGTCTTTTTCGTGCACCGGTCCCATCATTGGCACGCTGCTGGTGCAGGCGGCCAGCATGGGGCAGCTGCTGGGGCCGGCAGTAGGCATGTTTGGCTTTGCGCTGGCGCTGGCTATGCCGTTTACGCTGTTTTCGCTATTTCCGGGCTGGATGGCCTCGCTGCCCAAGTCGGGCGGCTGGCTGAACTCAGTGAAAGTGACGCTGGGCTTTCTGGAGCTGGCGCTGGCGCTCAAGTTTTTGTCTAACGTCGATTTGGCCTACCACTGGCAGTGGTTTGACCGCGAGGTGTACTTGGTGCTATGGGTGGTTATTTTTGGCATGATGGGGCTGTATTTGCTCGGCAAGCTACGCTTTTCGCACGACAGCGACCTGGCGTATATCACCCTGCCACGCTTGTTTTTGTCGATTATCGTGCTGGCCTTCACGCTCTACCTGGTGCCGGGGCTGTGGGGCGCGCCGCTGCGGGCCGTGTCGGCTTTTCTACCCCCGCAGGATACTCAGGATTTTGACCTCTACACCCCTAGCCTGCTCGCGCCAGCGGTGGGCAGCGGCGCCGCGCCGGCCAGCACCGCGCCGCATAAGTACGCCGACTTATTTCACGCGCCGCTCGGCCTGCCGGCCTTTTTCGACTACGACGAAGGCATGGCCTACGCCCGGCAGGTGGGCAAGCCAGTGCTCATCGACTTCACGGGCCACGCCTGCGTGAACTGCCGCAAGATGGAAGCCAACGTGTGGCCCGACAAGCAGGTGCTGCCGCTTATCCGCGATAAGTACGTGCTCATCCAACTCTACGTCGACGACAAAACCGAACTGCCCGCCGCCGAGCAAACCGTGTCGAAGTTCAGCGGCAAGACCATCCGCACCATCGGCAACAAGTACAGCGACCTGCAAGCCAGCCGCTTCAACACTAATTCGCAGCCCTACTATGTGCTGCTGGGCCGCGACGGCCAGGTGCTGGTGCCGCCCCAGGGCGCCGACTACGAAGTGGCTGATTTTGTGAAGTATCTGGATAGCGGGCTAAAGGCGTACCGCTAG
- a CDS encoding C40 family peptidase — MLKSTLAPGVSREAAAPIVLVAGRSASPARPGPARRDSIVRLALRQLGTPYVWAGTSPATGFDCSGFITYVFGHFGVATPHATALLIEAGRPVPRAQAQPGDIVVFTGTAEGSTTAGHAGIVISALGETPLRFVHASSARRESGVKISQLENSGYERRFMQVRRVLDGGGKASATTFAAGRPATSASALAHPAGAVAALPPMAPEAALAPAVSLPARVVPLPTRPRLHPQTTAKATLAARRHVATETTTTKKSVSITRKALPKKPAPLARQKSTSTKKTMPGRPRRASARHRARPGI, encoded by the coding sequence GTGCTCAAGTCAACGCTGGCACCCGGCGTTAGCCGCGAGGCAGCCGCGCCCATCGTGCTGGTGGCGGGGCGCTCGGCTAGCCCGGCGCGGCCCGGCCCGGCCCGGCGCGACAGCATTGTGCGCCTTGCCCTGCGCCAGCTAGGCACGCCCTACGTGTGGGCTGGTACTAGCCCAGCCACGGGCTTCGACTGCTCAGGCTTTATTACCTACGTGTTCGGGCACTTTGGCGTGGCTACGCCGCACGCCACGGCCCTGCTCATCGAGGCCGGCCGGCCGGTGCCCCGCGCCCAGGCCCAGCCCGGCGATATTGTAGTCTTTACCGGCACGGCTGAAGGCAGCACCACGGCCGGCCACGCGGGCATCGTCATCTCGGCCCTGGGCGAAACGCCGCTGCGCTTTGTGCACGCCTCGTCGGCCCGGCGCGAGTCGGGCGTGAAAATCAGCCAGCTCGAAAACTCGGGCTATGAGCGCCGCTTTATGCAGGTACGGCGCGTGCTCGATGGCGGCGGGAAGGCTAGCGCCACGACCTTTGCGGCTGGCCGGCCCGCTACTTCTGCATCGGCCTTGGCGCATCCGGCCGGCGCCGTCGCTGCGTTGCCACCAATGGCCCCTGAAGCGGCCCTCGCGCCCGCCGTGTCATTGCCTGCTAGGGTAGTACCCTTGCCCACGCGGCCGCGACTACACCCACAAACTACCGCTAAGGCTACGCTTGCTGCCCGTCGGCACGTTGCTACTGAAACCACTACAACTAAAAAATCAGTATCTATTACGCGCAAAGCTTTACCTAAAAAGCCAGCGCCGCTAGCTCGGCAAAAGTCAACAAGCACTAAAAAAACGATGCCCGGCCGGCCCCGGCGCGCTAGTGCGCGCCATCGGGCCAGGCCGGGCATCTAA